In Amphiura filiformis chromosome 2, Afil_fr2py, whole genome shotgun sequence, one DNA window encodes the following:
- the LOC140146371 gene encoding uncharacterized protein isoform X1, which produces MYENRDNGFAERNRMVHHCSVPSCHKAGYRIQDGRKVSFHKIPSQNQLLRQRWIHAIKRDPGSISRHTKVCSLHFHEGDFFKDQFTTNRILRPNVVPSIFDITPSTTTSKPTSAPPKHCVNLEQFKADEDTSNVDELEGGTLEDILCKENNELKTEVENVKKALSEVEKTPESMTVYRAMKPRQQLQRKAIYQAQPGSEYLCHFQPYTCMYCGQYYSDFTYYVKHVIRHRAKLRRYWYSQ; this is translated from the exons ATGTATGAAAACCGGGACAACGGTTTTGCCGAAAG GAACAGAATGGTGCATCATTGCTCTGTTCCATCATGTCATAAAGCCGGTTACAGAATACAGGATGGCCGAAAAGTCAGCTTCCACAAGATACCGTCACAGAACCAGCTATTAAGGCAACGATGGATTCATGCTATAAAACGGGACCCAGGCAGCATTTCTAGACATACCAAAGTATGCTCTTTGCATTTCCATGAGGGTGATTTTTTCAAAGACCAGTTCACTACAAACCGCATTCTAAGACCAAATGTAGTGCCATCCATCTTTGATATCACCCCAAGTACAACTACCAGTAAACCAACAAGTGCACCTCCCAAGCACTGTGTTAATCTTGAACAATTCAAAGCAGATGAAGACACAAGCAATGTAGATGAACTTGAGGGAGGAACACTTGAGGACATTCTGTGCAAAGAAAACAATGAACTGAAAACCGAagtggaaaatgtgaaaaaagcatTATCAGAGGTGGAAAAAACCCCAGAGTCAATGACAGTGTACAG AGCCATGAAGCCTAGACAACAACTGCAGCGTAAGGCGATCTACCAAGCACAACCTGGCTCAGAATACTTGTGCCATTTTCAGCCATACACATGTATGTATTGCGGACAATATTACAGTGATTTCACATATTATGTAAAACATGTGATACGACATAGAGCAAAATTACGAAGATACTGGTACAGCCAGTAA
- the LOC140146371 gene encoding uncharacterized protein isoform X2 — translation MVHHCSVPSCHKAGYRIQDGRKVSFHKIPSQNQLLRQRWIHAIKRDPGSISRHTKVCSLHFHEGDFFKDQFTTNRILRPNVVPSIFDITPSTTTSKPTSAPPKHCVNLEQFKADEDTSNVDELEGGTLEDILCKENNELKTEVENVKKALSEVEKTPESMTVYRAMKPRQQLQRKAIYQAQPGSEYLCHFQPYTCMYCGQYYSDFTYYVKHVIRHRAKLRRYWYSQ, via the exons ATGGTGCATCATTGCTCTGTTCCATCATGTCATAAAGCCGGTTACAGAATACAGGATGGCCGAAAAGTCAGCTTCCACAAGATACCGTCACAGAACCAGCTATTAAGGCAACGATGGATTCATGCTATAAAACGGGACCCAGGCAGCATTTCTAGACATACCAAAGTATGCTCTTTGCATTTCCATGAGGGTGATTTTTTCAAAGACCAGTTCACTACAAACCGCATTCTAAGACCAAATGTAGTGCCATCCATCTTTGATATCACCCCAAGTACAACTACCAGTAAACCAACAAGTGCACCTCCCAAGCACTGTGTTAATCTTGAACAATTCAAAGCAGATGAAGACACAAGCAATGTAGATGAACTTGAGGGAGGAACACTTGAGGACATTCTGTGCAAAGAAAACAATGAACTGAAAACCGAagtggaaaatgtgaaaaaagcatTATCAGAGGTGGAAAAAACCCCAGAGTCAATGACAGTGTACAG AGCCATGAAGCCTAGACAACAACTGCAGCGTAAGGCGATCTACCAAGCACAACCTGGCTCAGAATACTTGTGCCATTTTCAGCCATACACATGTATGTATTGCGGACAATATTACAGTGATTTCACATATTATGTAAAACATGTGATACGACATAGAGCAAAATTACGAAGATACTGGTACAGCCAGTAA